The DNA region GACTCCCGACTCCCGACTCCCGACTCCCGACTTCTACTCGTTCTTCTTCTTCGGTTCGTCCTTGTCGCGACGTCCGAACAGGCGGCCCCAGAAGCCCCGCTTCTTCTCTTCCCTGGGCGCTTCGGCGGCCTTGGGGGCCTCCTCGCGGGCGTCGGCCCTGGCCTCGGCCGCTCGCCCGGGCGCCTCGGCCGCTTCCTCGCGTTCGGCCGGCGTCGGGATGTCGCGCGGAATGCTGGCGGGGGGCAGGCCGGCCTGTTCCGCCGAGACGGGCTTGACGTCGTTGTCCTTGCCGAAGAAGCCGGCCAGCTTGTCGAGGAAGCTCGCTCCCTGGTGTTCCTCGCACTCGCCCTGTGGCTCGGTGCCCTTGCGGAAGTACTCGGTGTAGGCCATCGAGCGGATCTCGACGGCGCCGTCCTCGCCTTCCACCGGCACCTGCGAGCAGCCCTCGACCGCCCGCTTGCCGCTGATGCGGCAGATCGTCGCGCCGACGATCCCGGGGGGACGCTTGAACGACTCGGGCGCGTCGCCATCGGTGGCCACGGCCATCACGCTCGCCCAGAGGGGCACGGCCAGCTCGCCGGCGTAGCCGTTGGCGATGATCTCGCGCGGCTGATCGAATCCCATCCACACGCCGGTGACCGTGGTCGGCGTGAAGCCCACGAACCAGACGTCGTGGTAGTCGTTGGTCGTGCCGGTCTTGCCCGCCGCCGGCAGGCGGAAGCCCTCGGCGCGGGCCCGCCAGCCGGTGCCCGAGTTGATGACGTCGGCAAGCATGCTGGTGACCAGGAACGCCGTCTCGGGCTTGAACACGCGCCGTTCCTTCGCCTCGGTGGCATACAGCACGTTGCCGTCCTGATCCTCGACGCGCCTGATCAGGTAGGGCTCGTGCATCACGCCCTCGGCCGCGAAGGTCGCGTAGGCGGCGGTCAGCGACTGCAGCGTCACCTCGCCGGCGCCGAGCGCCATCGACGGCACCGCTGGCATCTGCCCGAGCGACAGCGCCTGCGCGGTCTTGACCGCCTGCGGAATCCCCACCGTGCGCAGCAACTGGACGGCAGCGCGGTTGCTCGACGTGCGGAGCGCCGTGCGCAGCGTCATGCTGTTGGCGCCCGAGTGCTCGTCCTCGGGGACGTAATCGCCCTGCGGCGTGTTGATCGGGTCGTTGAGGTTGGTCACCAGCGAGCCGGGTGACTGCCCCTGCTCGATCGCCGCGGCATAGACGATCGGCTTGAAGGCCGATCCGGACTGGCGGCGCGCCTGCACCGCGCGGTTGAAGCGGCTCTCGCGGAAGTTCCGCCCGCCCACCTGCGCGCGCACGGCGCCGGTCCGGGCATCCATCACCACCACGGCGCCCTGCAGGTACGGCGGTGCCACGTCCTCGTCCACGGTGATCTTCGCGCGCGGCGTGTGCGGATACCCCCGCCGCTTCTCCACCTCCGACAGGCGACGCTCGACGATGGCCTCGGCCTGCTGCTGGAGGGCGCGGTCGATGGTCGTGTAGACCTTGAGCCCGCCTTCCGACACCCGCTGCCAGCCGAACCGATCGACGAGCTCGCGCCTGACCTGCTCCTTGAAGTAGAGGCCGTACGGCTCGTCGCGACGCAGGCGGTTCTCGAGGCGCACCCGCGCCCGCTTCGCCTTGTCGTAGGCGGCGCGATCGATGACGCCGTTGTCGAGCATCATCAGCAGCACGATGTTGCGTCGCGCGATCGCCTTCTCCATGTTGATCGTCGGCGCGTACGCCGATGGCGACTGGATCAGGCCGGCGATCAGGGCCGCTTCCGGCACGTCGAGCTGGTCGGCGTGCTTGCCGAGGAAGCCGAGCGAAGCCGCCTCGACGCCGTGATACCCGTCGCCGAAGTAGGCCTTGTTCAGGTAGAGCGCGAGGATCTCGTCCTTGGAATACGTGCGCTCGATGAGGAGGGCCGCGAACGCCTCCTTGATCTTGCGCGTGTAGGTCTTCTTCCGGTTCAGGAAGGACATCCGGGCGAGCTGCTGCGTGATGGTGCTGCCGCCCTGGGCGCGCGATCCGGCGCGCGCATTGGCGACCACCGCCGCGCCGATGCGCACGAAGTCGACGCCGTTGTGCTGGTAGAAGCGCTGGTCCTCCACCGACACGACCGCCTCGCGCATCGTCTTGCCGATCTTGTCGAGCGGCACCTCGATGCGCTGTTCCTTGAAGATCGTGAAGACGGGCTCGTCGGCCTGGTCGTAGAGCGTGGTCGCCTGCGCCATGTCGCCCACCGACGACAGGGCGCGGCGGTCCGGCAGCGAACGGCGGATGTCCCAGGCGAAGGCGAGCACGCCCGCGAAGGCCACCCAGGCAGCCAGCGACAGCCCGGCCAGCATCCACGCGAGCGTCCGCGGGCGGCCCTGCAGCCAGCGACCGGCCCGACCGGGGTGCTGCCCATCGAGCCAGGCCAGGAATCGAGTCGCGATCGCCATCATCGGCTTCCAGCGTACCCGAAACGACAGGGCCTCGGGGCATGTGCCGAATGCCGCGATGCGCGAGTCGAAGGTCGACCGTGCCGCTGTCGATGACGGCGGGGTGGGACACCCCGCCCTACCCTGGTGCCTACTCCCGCCTCTGGAGCACCAGCAGCGAACGCCCTTCGAGCTTGATGCGGCTCGTGGCACGGAACAGCCGTGTCGTCGGCCCGACGTGCCCGTGGGCCGTGTCGATCACGGTGCTCCAGTGGCGCCCGAACGGCTCGGGCGGCGGCGTGAACCGCAGCGCCTCGTAGTGGGCGTTGAACATCACCACGAAGCTCTGATCGCGCACCCGTTCGCCGCGCGGGCCGAGGCTGGGAATCGCGTCGCCGTTGAGGAAGACGGAGAACGACTTGTTGTGGCCGGTCGCCCAGTCGTCGGCGTCCATCACGCGACCGTTCGGCCGGAACCACTCGATGTCGGCCAGCCCGTGCAGTTCCATGCCCTGGAACCACTTGCGACGCCGAAAGACGGGATGGGCGTGCCGGAAGGCGATGAGCTGGCGGGTGAAGGCCAGCAGCGACTCGTCGAGGGCCGCCCAGTCGAGCCAGCTGGTCTCGTTGTCCTGGCAGTAGACGTTGTTGTTGCCGTGCTGCGTCCGGCCGGCCTCGTCGCCGGAGAGCAGCATCGGAATCCCCTGCGACAGCAGCAGCGTGGCGAGGAAGTTGCGCTGTTGGCGTGACCGCAGGGCGTTGACCGCGGGATCATCCGAGGGGCCCTCGACCCCGCAGTTCCATGATCGGTTGTGGCTCTCGCCGTCGCGGTTGTCCTCGCCGTTGGCCTCGTTGTGCTTGTCGTTGTACGACACGAGGTCGCGCAGCGTGAACCCGTCGTGCGCGGTCACGAAGTTGATGCTGGCGTAGGGCCGGCGGCCGGTGCCCTCGTACAGGTCACTGCTGCCGGTGAACCGGTAGGCGAACTCGCCGAGCGTCTGGTCCTGGCTGCGCCAGTAGTCGCGCACGCAGTCGCGGTACTTGCCGTTCCATTCGCACCACAGCGGCGGAAAGTTGCCCACCTGGTAGCCGCCCTGGCCGACGTCCCACGGCTCGGCGATGAGCTTGGCCTGACAGACGATCGGATCCTGCTGGATCAGGTCGAAGAAGGCCGACAGCCGATCGACGTCGTGCAGCCCGCGCGCCAGCGTCGCCGCGAGGTCGAAACGGAAGCCGTCCACGTGCATGTCCGTGATCCAGTACCGCAGCGAGTCCATCAGCAGCTGCAGCACGTGCGGGTGCCGCATGTTGAGGCTGTTGCCGGTGCCGGTGTAGTCCATGTAGTACCGCGGGTGGTCGGCCACCAGGCGGTAGTAGGCGGCGTTATCGATGCCCTTGAGCGACAGCACGGGGCCGAGATGGTTGCCTTCCGCGGTGTGGTTGTAGACCACGTCGAGGATGACCTCGATGCCTGCCGCGTGCAGGCTCTTGACCATGTGCTTGAATTCGGTCACCTGCGCGCCGCGCCCGCTCGTCGCGTACTCGTTGTGCGGCGCGAGGAACCCGATGGAGTTGTAGCCCCAGTAGTTGCGCAGGCCCTTCTCCTGCAGCAGCGAGTCGTGCACGAACTGGTGCACCGGCTGCAGCTCGATCGCGGTCACCCCGAGCGCCAGCAGGTACTCGACGATGGCCGGGTGGGCCAGGCCGAGGTACGTGCCGCGCAGCTCGGGCGGCACGGCGGGGTGCCGCATCGTCAGGCCCCTGACGTGCGCCTCGTAGATCACCGTCTTGTGGAGCGGCGTGCGCGGGAAGCGGTCCTGGCCCCAGTCGAACGCCGTGTCGACGACCACCGCGCGGGGCATGAAGGGAGCCGAGTCGGCGTCGTTGACCGAGCCCTCGGGATCGCCGAACCGATACGGGAAGACCGCCTCGTCCCAGCGCACGTGGCCCTCGATGGCGCGCGCATAGGGGTCGAGCAACAGCTTGCTGGCATGACACCAGTGGCCGCGTCCCGGATCGAAAGGACCATCGACGCGGTACCCGTAGCGCGTGCCGGGGCCGACGCCGGGCACGTAGCCGTGCCAGCAGTACGCGGTGACCTCGGGCAGCACGAGCCGGGTCTCGTGGTCGTGCTCGTCGAACAGGCACAACTCGACGCGCGACGCCGGTTCGGAGAACAGCGAGAAGTTGGTGCCGGCGCCGTCGTACGTGGCCCCGAGTGGATACGCCCGCCCGGGCCAGATGTCCATCAGCGCCAGCCTATCAGCGGCTGCGGCACAGGTGCTAGCGGTTGCTTACAGATGAGCCTGGACGCGACGCGACGACCGCCCCGGACACCCGCCGCCACGACCGGCTGCCCGGGTGTCGACCGTCCGCGGCCAGCAGAGCGTCGGCCAAGGGCGACGCCTGCACCTGTTGGAGCCCGCCACGATCGGCGCCCTGAAGAGACCGTCGCCGTCGCCCTTGGGCGACGGTCAGCCGCAGGCGGCACGAGCGAACGGCAGGGTTGGACGCAGGCCGGCGCGGCGTGCCGGCCTGCATGACGGTCGGGCACGCCGCACCGGGCGCGCGTCGGGGCAAACCGTCGAGCTATGCTCTGGCCATCATGCGCCGCGGCACCGTCGCCCTGCTCCTCGCCACCACCTGCGTGGTCACCGGCCTCCTCGTCCGTGCGCAGCCGCGCGCTGGCGTGGAGGCGCCGGCGACACCCTGGCGCGAGCAGGGCCTCGTGCACACGCGCCGCTCGCCGCACGCCCGCCTGCACGACGTGCCGGTGCGCGCCGTCACCATGGAGGAGGGCTTCTGGTCGTCGCGCATGCGCGCCAACGTCGAGCGCAGCATCCCGACGCTGCTCGGGCTCTTCGAGCAGAAGGGCATCCTCGACAACTTCCGGCGCCTCGGCGGCACGTCCGATGCCCCACGCCGGGGACCGCTCTTCACCGACTCGGACATCTACAAGTGGATGGAGGCGACGGCCATCGCGCTGCAGTCGCGCGACGACGCCCGGTGGCGCGAGACGCTCGGCCGCATCTCGGACGACATCGCGCGGGCGCAGGAGGCCTCCGGGTACGTCAACACCTACTGGACGGGAGAGCGGGCCGCGCGGCGCTTCACCGAGCAGGTCACCAGCCACGAGGAGTACTGCCTCGGGCACCTGCTGCAGGCCGGCATCGCCCGGTACCGCGCCGACGGCGACACGCGGCTGCTGGACATCGGCAGGAAGATGGCCGACTACTTCGTCGCGCGCTTCGGTCCCGACAAGGACCCGCTGTTCACCGGACACCCGGAACTCGAGCTCGCGATGATCGAGCTGTACCGGACGACCGGCGAGCGCAAGTACCTCGACTTTGCCGGCTACCTGCTCGGCGGCAACGAGGCGGTTCGCCTGAAGCTGCGGCCACGCGACGTCGCCTACACGTTCAGCGGGGTGCCGTTCACCACACGCACGCACTACGAGGGGCACGCGGTGCGCGCGATGTACGCATCGGTGGGGGCCGCCGACTACTACATGGAGACCGGCGACGCGGCCTACCTCGCGACGCTGCAGCGCCTCTGGGACGACCTGACCGGCACGAAGATGTACGTGACGGGTGGCGTCGGATCGCGCGCGCAGGGCGAGACGTTCGGCGACCCGTTCGAGTTGCCCAATGCGCAGGCCTACGGCGAGAGCTGCGCGGCGATCGGCAACATGCTCCTCAACTGGCGGATGCTGCTCATCACGGGCGAGGGCAAGTACGCCGACGTGATGGAGCGCGCGCTGTACAACGGCGTCAACTCCGGCATGTCGCTCGACGGCACGCTCTACTGCTACCGCAACCCGCTCGAGTCGCGTGGCGAGCCGATCCGCAACCCCTGGTACGACACCACCTGCTGCCCACCGAACCTGCAGCGCACGCTCGCAGCCTTGCCGGGCTACCTGTACTCCACGACCGCCGACGGCCTCTCCGTGCACTTCTTCCACCCGTCGACACTACGGTGGCGCCTCGAGGACGGCACCCCGCTCGAGGTGCGCCAACGGACGCGGTATCCGTGGGCCGGGGACATCGAGATCACCGTGACGCCCGCCAGGCGCACGCGTTTCGCGCTGCGCGTCCGCATCCCCGGGTGGTCGTCGACCTCGGCCGTCACCGTGAACGGCGCGCCCATCGTGGCGCGCGTCGACGCCGGGCAGTACGTGACCATCACCCGCGAGTGGGCGGCAGGCGATCGCGTGCACGTGTCACTCGACATGTCGGTGCAGGAAATCGCCGCGCACCCGCAGGTGCGTGAGAACACGGGGCGCGTCGCCGTGCAGCGGGGGCCGCTGGTCTACGCGCTCGAGCAGCAGGACCAGGCGACGCCGAGCCCGCTGGCGCAACTGGTGATCACCGGACGCGGCGCCTGGGGCGTTCACGAGCGACCCGACCTGCTCGGCGGCGTCACGGTGCTGACGCACGACGGCGCGGTGCTGCCCGACGAGGGCATCCCGCTCTACCGGCCCTCGTCGGCGGCCCTGCCGATCGCGCGAACACCCGCGGCGCTCACGTTCATCCCGTACTACGCCTGGGCCAACCGCGAGCCGCAGGCGATGGCGGTGTGGGTCACGCGCAAGTGAGGCTGACCGTCGCCCAAGGGCGACGGCTACGAAACCGTCCGCGTAGGCGTCGGCCCTGGCCGACGCTGGCCGCGACTACCGGCGAGCGTAGGCGTCGGCCTTGGCCGACGCTGGGTCACTGTTTCAGGTACGCGATCAGGTCGGCGAGCGCGCGCGGCGGCAGGGCCTCACTGAACGTCGCCGGCATCAAGGACGAAGGCGAGGCCGCAATCGACGCGATGTCGGCGCGCAGCACGGCGTGCGGCTCGCCGGCGCCGTCGCGCAGCGTCAGGCTCGCCCCGGTCTCCGACTCGACGCGCCCGACCAGCGTCAGCCCGTCCTTCATCTGCACGGTGTAGGACTCGAACCCCGGCGTGATCTCGTAGTCGGGCACCACGATGTGCAACAGCAACGCGTCGGCGGGCTGGTTGCGGATGCCGCTCAGGTCCGGCCCGACGCGACCACCGGCGCCCTTGAACGTGTGACAAGCGGCGCACTGGGCCTCGAAGACCGTGCGGCCCCTGCCCGCCTGGCCCGCCTGCGCCAGCACCGCCGGCCGCACCCGCTGGTACGCGGGCATGCCCGCCCCGGCCGCGGCGTTGCCCAGCAGCGCGCGGGCCCGCGTCGCGATCGCCGGGTCACGGTGCGCTTCCAGTCGTCGCGCCCGCGCCGGCCCGACGGCCGCCCCACTGACCACCCCGGCGGCGACCCCGTCGAGCAGCACCCCCACGAAGCGGTCGTCGGCCATCAGGGTGGTGAGCACCGCGTCGCGCAGCCGGGGTGAGTACGCCAGCCAGCGGGCCCGGTCCATCAGTCCGGCCGTGAGTTCCGGGCGTCCCACCTGTGCGATGGCGCGGACGGCCGCTGCCTGCACGCCGGAGGGCTGCGCCGGCGCGAGCAGCGCCAGCAGCGTCGCACCGCGCTCCGGCCCGGCATGCCCGAGCAGGTCGACGGCGGGGACGCGTTGATCGACCGGCGCGGCGTCGAGCAGGGCGAGTTCGGCGGCGCGATCGAACTGCGTCGTGAGCCGGGCGCGCGCCTCGACGGCCATCGGGGCATCGCCCGCGACCAGGTCGAGCAGCACGGAAGACCCGGCTGCGCCGAAGGCAAGGCCACGCGCCCGCAGCCCCTGCGCCAGTCCCGCCAGGGCCGCCGGTTGCCACGACAGCTCGCTCGCGGGGTCCGACACCCGGTGGACGAACGCGAGTGCCTCGTCACGCGACGCCGCTGCGCCGAACAGCCGCCCGAGATCCTGCATCACCGCGGCGCGAGACGCCGCGCTCGGCGGCGGCGCCGCCGCGGCCGACCAGGCCTCGAGGAACGGCACCGCGCGGTCACCGATGCCGCTGATCACGGCCGCACGAGTCCAGCGGTCCGCGCCGTCGCGCCGGGCAATCGCGGCCAGGGCGCCGACCGCACGCGCATCCGCGGCGCCGCCGAGCGCCAGCGCGACGCGCAATCGCACGCGCGGCGCCGGGTCGTCGGCCAGGCGAATGAGGGCGTCGAGCACGGCGGGCCTCGCCACCCGCGGCTCGGCGAGCCGCGCGGCATTCTCGCGGACCCCGGCCGCCGCATCCCCGAGGGCCACGACCAGCGTGTCCTCGTCGAGGGCGCCGAGGGCGTCGAGCGTCCAGAGGGCGTGGAGGCGGCCGAGCAGCGCGCCGTCGCGAGCCAGCGCCCGCAACGCCGGCGCAGCCTCGCCTGCCTGTCGCTCGACGAGCAGCCGCTGGGCGGTATCGCGCACCCAGCCGTTGGGGTCGGCGAGCCGTGCGACGAGCGCCGCCGCCGACGCGCCCGCGAGGACCGGCGCCATGGCGCGCGGTGCCGAACCCGTCGCCGCGATCCGGTAGATGCGCCCACGCTCGCGCCCGGCCGTGAAGTCGAAGAGCCGCCGACTCTCCTCCGGCACGTAGGCCGGGTGGTCGATGTCCTTGCGGTACATGTCGACGACGTAGAGCGCGCCGTCGGGTCCGGCCGAGAGGTGCACCGGGCGGAACCAGCTGTCGCGCGAGGCGAGGAACTCCACGCCCTCACGCGCGGGGCGTGACCGGAACGTCGCGCCCGCATCCGTCCGCACCTGCCGCTGCACGAGGTTCTGCGCCGACTCGGCGACGAACAGGCTGCCGGCATGTCCCTGGGGCAGCGCGTCGCCCCGGTGCACGTGCACCCCACTGGCCGACGTGAACGTGCCGGCGTGCGGCGTGGCGATGAGCGACGGGTGGAACGATGCCGTCGTCAGGTCACGCGTGAGCGGCCACACGGCAGCCTCCGCGCCCACCGTCGACACCTCCTGGACGGTCTCGGAGAACGCGAGGTGACGATTGCGCTGCAGGTGCCACGGCTCGATCACGACCTGCCACACGGGATGGCGATTGGCGCAGATGAAGCGATGCCCCTCGTCGTCGAAGGTGAGCCCGTACTGGCCCTGTCCGCCGACGAGTTCGAATGCGCCGGTCTGCGGGTGGTAGCGGGAGTCGCTGGTCGTGAAGACGACGGGCGGGCGCTCGGGATGCGCGGGATTGGTGACCCGCCCACCGTTGAGGCCGCTGGTGAAGTAGATCCAGCCGTCGGGCCCGAGCGTCGGATGGCTGAAGCGGATCTGCGCGGTGCGAGTCGCGTTGAACCCCGTGAGGACGACGCGCCGCACGTCGGCGACGCCATCGTCGTCGGTGTCCTTCAGGTACAGCAGGTCGGGTGCGACCGTCACGAAGACGCCGCCGTCCCACGGCATGATGCCGTTGGGATAGGTCAGGCCGGTGGCGAACTCGGCACGGGCGTCGTAGCGGCCGTCGCCGTCGGTGTCGGTCAGCAACGCCACGACGCCCTGCGCTGGTGCGGCGGGCTGTCCCTCGAGCGGATCGGGATAGCCGCGGTTCTCGACCACGTACAGGCGACCTCGCTCGTCGAAGGCGATCGCCACCGGGCTCTGCACGAGCGGCTCGGCGGCGACGAGATCGATCCGGTACCCGGGCTCGAGCACGAACGAGGCGAGGGCCGCGTCCGTGGACAACGGGCGACGGTCGTCGGCCGCCGCGCGTGGTGGCGACTGCGCCCGCATCGGCCACGAGCCCAGGGCCACTCCGGCGGCCAGCAGGACCGCGCCGACGACCCACCGCGCCAGGCCAGAACGCGAACGTGATGGCGCGCCGGGCCGCCCGCGACCGTCGTGAGGAGCCGGCACGATCACCGCGCCCCCGCGGAAGTGGCCTGCGCCTTCAGGTCGGCAAGCATGCCCAGCAGGGTGTTGGTCATCAGGCGCGCTGCGTCGAGTTGCACGCGATTGGTGCCGAGCCACGTCTCGTAGCCGCCGAGCGCGTGCTGGCGCTCGGTGGGCAGGTAGCCCTCCGAGCCGTTGGCCAGCGACGTGGTGAACGTCTGCGGGAACGGCGTGCGTGCCTTGATCTCGAGGCCGATCTCGGCAAACACCTCGAACGGGAACGTGGCGATCGCCAGGTCGCCGATCCGATGCGCCTGCAGCACCACGTCGAGGGTGGGCGGCGCGCCGCCGCTGCCCTGGATGCGCTCGGCGTAGATGCGCTCGCGGGGGTGGGCAGGCGCGTCCGCCGGACGGGCAAGCGCGGCGCGGGCCCATGCCTGCAGGTCGGGCGTCACGGGGCGGCGGCGCAGCGTGACGACGCGCTGCGCCGAGGCCAGCGTCACCTGGTCACGCCACGGCAGCAGTTGCAGGCCCTTGTAGACCTCCGCGGCCACCTTGGTCGCCACGCGTTCCATCCGCTCGTAGGGCGGGAGTTTCGGCTGTCCACCCCGCACGTCGACGTTGTTGATGTCGCCGCTGGTGCCGTTGGAGAGCATCGCCACGAACGTCGAGTCGGCGCGGTCCTCGCCGAGCAGACGCGCCAGCGTCCGGGCGAAGACGCCGAAGTAGTCGGCCGACACGTGCCCCTGCGGCACGCCGCCGACGTAGTGCAGCGAGTAGTTGGCCAGCACCGCGATGGGGCGGCCGTCGGTGCCGCGCACCGCGAGGAACGCCACCTCGGGGTCGGTTGGACCGGCAGGCTCCACCAGGTCGGGGCTGCCGACGGCCGGGTTCATCTGCACGCGATCGGTGCCGCCGAACGGGTTGCGCAGGTGTGGGCCCGGTTTCATATGCCAGCGGCGGTTGAACACCTCGTCGGGCACTGCCCCGCGGCCCCACGCCACTTGCGCGGGGCGCAGGTTGGCGACCGCGCGCCTGATGCCGTCGGCGATCCGCGTCGCCAGGAACTGCTGGTACGGGTCGAGCGCGGGTGCCTGCTCGTACTCGGCCGGCGACCAGCGCGACCCGAGCGCCGACGTCGCGGAGTGGGTGTGCGTGGCGCTGACGAGGATGCGCTCGGCGGGAATGCCCGTGTGGCGGACGGCCA from Luteitalea sp. TBR-22 includes:
- a CDS encoding penicillin-binding protein 1A, giving the protein MAIATRFLAWLDGQHPGRAGRWLQGRPRTLAWMLAGLSLAAWVAFAGVLAFAWDIRRSLPDRRALSSVGDMAQATTLYDQADEPVFTIFKEQRIEVPLDKIGKTMREAVVSVEDQRFYQHNGVDFVRIGAAVVANARAGSRAQGGSTITQQLARMSFLNRKKTYTRKIKEAFAALLIERTYSKDEILALYLNKAYFGDGYHGVEAASLGFLGKHADQLDVPEAALIAGLIQSPSAYAPTINMEKAIARRNIVLLMMLDNGVIDRAAYDKAKRARVRLENRLRRDEPYGLYFKEQVRRELVDRFGWQRVSEGGLKVYTTIDRALQQQAEAIVERRLSEVEKRRGYPHTPRAKITVDEDVAPPYLQGAVVVMDARTGAVRAQVGGRNFRESRFNRAVQARRQSGSAFKPIVYAAAIEQGQSPGSLVTNLNDPINTPQGDYVPEDEHSGANSMTLRTALRTSSNRAAVQLLRTVGIPQAVKTAQALSLGQMPAVPSMALGAGEVTLQSLTAAYATFAAEGVMHEPYLIRRVEDQDGNVLYATEAKERRVFKPETAFLVTSMLADVINSGTGWRARAEGFRLPAAGKTGTTNDYHDVWFVGFTPTTVTGVWMGFDQPREIIANGYAGELAVPLWASVMAVATDGDAPESFKRPPGIVGATICRISGKRAVEGCSQVPVEGEDGAVEIRSMAYTEYFRKGTEPQGECEEHQGASFLDKLAGFFGKDNDVKPVSAEQAGLPPASIPRDIPTPAEREEAAEAPGRAAEARADAREEAPKAAEAPREEKKRGFWGRLFGRRDKDEPKKKNE
- the glgX gene encoding glycogen debranching protein GlgX — encoded protein: MDIWPGRAYPLGATYDGAGTNFSLFSEPASRVELCLFDEHDHETRLVLPEVTAYCWHGYVPGVGPGTRYGYRVDGPFDPGRGHWCHASKLLLDPYARAIEGHVRWDEAVFPYRFGDPEGSVNDADSAPFMPRAVVVDTAFDWGQDRFPRTPLHKTVIYEAHVRGLTMRHPAVPPELRGTYLGLAHPAIVEYLLALGVTAIELQPVHQFVHDSLLQEKGLRNYWGYNSIGFLAPHNEYATSGRGAQVTEFKHMVKSLHAAGIEVILDVVYNHTAEGNHLGPVLSLKGIDNAAYYRLVADHPRYYMDYTGTGNSLNMRHPHVLQLLMDSLRYWITDMHVDGFRFDLAATLARGLHDVDRLSAFFDLIQQDPIVCQAKLIAEPWDVGQGGYQVGNFPPLWCEWNGKYRDCVRDYWRSQDQTLGEFAYRFTGSSDLYEGTGRRPYASINFVTAHDGFTLRDLVSYNDKHNEANGEDNRDGESHNRSWNCGVEGPSDDPAVNALRSRQQRNFLATLLLSQGIPMLLSGDEAGRTQHGNNNVYCQDNETSWLDWAALDESLLAFTRQLIAFRHAHPVFRRRKWFQGMELHGLADIEWFRPNGRVMDADDWATGHNKSFSVFLNGDAIPSLGPRGERVRDQSFVVMFNAHYEALRFTPPPEPFGRHWSTVIDTAHGHVGPTTRLFRATSRIKLEGRSLLVLQRRE
- a CDS encoding glycoside hydrolase family 127 protein, which translates into the protein MRRGTVALLLATTCVVTGLLVRAQPRAGVEAPATPWREQGLVHTRRSPHARLHDVPVRAVTMEEGFWSSRMRANVERSIPTLLGLFEQKGILDNFRRLGGTSDAPRRGPLFTDSDIYKWMEATAIALQSRDDARWRETLGRISDDIARAQEASGYVNTYWTGERAARRFTEQVTSHEEYCLGHLLQAGIARYRADGDTRLLDIGRKMADYFVARFGPDKDPLFTGHPELELAMIELYRTTGERKYLDFAGYLLGGNEAVRLKLRPRDVAYTFSGVPFTTRTHYEGHAVRAMYASVGAADYYMETGDAAYLATLQRLWDDLTGTKMYVTGGVGSRAQGETFGDPFELPNAQAYGESCAAIGNMLLNWRMLLITGEGKYADVMERALYNGVNSGMSLDGTLYCYRNPLESRGEPIRNPWYDTTCCPPNLQRTLAALPGYLYSTTADGLSVHFFHPSTLRWRLEDGTPLEVRQRTRYPWAGDIEITVTPARRTRFALRVRIPGWSSTSAVTVNGAPIVARVDAGQYVTITREWAAGDRVHVSLDMSVQEIAAHPQVRENTGRVAVQRGPLVYALEQQDQATPSPLAQLVITGRGAWGVHERPDLLGGVTVLTHDGAVLPDEGIPLYRPSSAALPIARTPAALTFIPYYAWANREPQAMAVWVTRK
- a CDS encoding PVC-type heme-binding CxxCH protein, which gives rise to MPAPHDGRGRPGAPSRSRSGLARWVVGAVLLAAGVALGSWPMRAQSPPRAAADDRRPLSTDAALASFVLEPGYRIDLVAAEPLVQSPVAIAFDERGRLYVVENRGYPDPLEGQPAAPAQGVVALLTDTDGDGRYDARAEFATGLTYPNGIMPWDGGVFVTVAPDLLYLKDTDDDGVADVRRVVLTGFNATRTAQIRFSHPTLGPDGWIYFTSGLNGGRVTNPAHPERPPVVFTTSDSRYHPQTGAFELVGGQGQYGLTFDDEGHRFICANRHPVWQVVIEPWHLQRNRHLAFSETVQEVSTVGAEAAVWPLTRDLTTASFHPSLIATPHAGTFTSASGVHVHRGDALPQGHAGSLFVAESAQNLVQRQVRTDAGATFRSRPAREGVEFLASRDSWFRPVHLSAGPDGALYVVDMYRKDIDHPAYVPEESRRLFDFTAGRERGRIYRIAATGSAPRAMAPVLAGASAAALVARLADPNGWVRDTAQRLLVERQAGEAAPALRALARDGALLGRLHALWTLDALGALDEDTLVVALGDAAAGVRENAARLAEPRVARPAVLDALIRLADDPAPRVRLRVALALGGAADARAVGALAAIARRDGADRWTRAAVISGIGDRAVPFLEAWSAAAAPPPSAASRAAVMQDLGRLFGAAASRDEALAFVHRVSDPASELSWQPAALAGLAQGLRARGLAFGAAGSSVLLDLVAGDAPMAVEARARLTTQFDRAAELALLDAAPVDQRVPAVDLLGHAGPERGATLLALLAPAQPSGVQAAAVRAIAQVGRPELTAGLMDRARWLAYSPRLRDAVLTTLMADDRFVGVLLDGVAAGVVSGAAVGPARARRLEAHRDPAIATRARALLGNAAAGAGMPAYQRVRPAVLAQAGQAGRGRTVFEAQCAACHTFKGAGGRVGPDLSGIRNQPADALLLHIVVPDYEITPGFESYTVQMKDGLTLVGRVESETGASLTLRDGAGEPHAVLRADIASIAASPSSLMPATFSEALPPRALADLIAYLKQ
- a CDS encoding neutral/alkaline non-lysosomal ceramidase N-terminal domain-containing protein, translating into MRTRAFSFLLCVLVLSATTGGAAAGEQSPEPRLRAGAATSNVTPALGGDIVGGWAPIPATYVHDELHARCLVLDDGQGRLAIVVVDSLGVPRHVVEHAKALAVRHTGIPAERILVSATHTHSATSALGSRWSPAEYEQAPALDPYQQFLATRIADGIRRAVANLRPAQVAWGRGAVPDEVFNRRWHMKPGPHLRNPFGGTDRVQMNPAVGSPDLVEPAGPTDPEVAFLAVRGTDGRPIAVLANYSLHYVGGVPQGHVSADYFGVFARTLARLLGEDRADSTFVAMLSNGTSGDINNVDVRGGQPKLPPYERMERVATKVAAEVYKGLQLLPWRDQVTLASAQRVVTLRRRPVTPDLQAWARAALARPADAPAHPRERIYAERIQGSGGAPPTLDVVLQAHRIGDLAIATFPFEVFAEIGLEIKARTPFPQTFTTSLANGSEGYLPTERQHALGGYETWLGTNRVQLDAARLMTNTLLGMLADLKAQATSAGAR